DNA from Serinibacter salmoneus:
CACGAACCGGGTGGGGACCACGCTCGGCTCGGGAAGGGTGTGGTCGGCGTGCCAGACCAGCTGCAGGTCGTGGATGCCGCTACCGGCGGCGCGGGGGGAGAGTTGGACGACGGCGTAGCCCGCCAAGGAGCACAGCGCCACCGCGGTCACGGGGAGCAGCCAGCCCCACCCGGGCAGGCCGTGGCTGTCCTCGGCCAGCACGTGGCGCAGGGCCTCCGCGCGCTCGAGCACCCACCGGAAGGCGCCCCCGACCAGACCGATGAGGACGCCGGCCAGGACGGAGGCGAAGACGAAGTAGAGGAACTGCGCGCGCGGGGCGAACGGGTCGGTGGCCGCGTTCGCTCTCACGTCGACTCAGGCTAGACGCCGGCGGCCGCGCAAGGGTGGGACGTTCCGGGCCATGTGGTGGGTCTCACGTCGCGGTGCCCGGGCGTGCCGCGCCGTCGTGCCGGCCCTAATCCCCGGCGACGGTCACGCGCTCCACGCCGCCCGGCAGGTCCACCTCGACCACGGATCCGCGGCGCACCTGCGCGCCCCGGCGGGTCTCCAGGGCGCCGTCCACCCGCACCGCCTCGTCGGCGAGCAGCTCCTTGACCGCCGCGCCGTCCTCGACGATCCCGGCGAGCTTGAGCAGCTGGCCGAGCCGGATGGTCTCGTCCCGGATCTCGATCTCCATGCCACCCATTGTCTATGGCGCAGGGGCCGGGAGTCCCACGCGCCGCCTCCTAGACTGGAGGCATGGCCCTCATCAGTGAGATCGACCTGCGTGGGCGTGAGCTCACCGCCGCCGAGCTGCGCCGCGCCATCCCGCGCGCCGAGCTGGATGTGGCCGCCGCGACCGATGCGGTGACGCCGATCCTCGCCGAGGTGCATGAGCGGGGCGCGGCCGCGTTGCGTGACCTCGCGGAGCGGTTCGACGGCGTGCGGCCGACCCACCTGCGGGTGCCGGCTGAGGAGTTGCAGCGCGCCCTGGAGGGGCTGGACCCCACGCTGCGTGAGGCGCTGGACCTCGCTGCCACGCGGGTGCGCGCGGGCCACGAGGCGCAGCTGCCCACCGACACCGAGACCCGGCTCTCGGCCGGGGGCTACGTCCGCCAGCGCTGGGTGCCGGTGAACCGGGTCGGCCTGTACGTGCCGGGCGGGCTGGCGCTCTACCCCTCCAGCGTGGTGATGAACGTCGTCGCCGCGCAGGTCGCCGGGGTGCGCGGGCTCGCCGTGGCGAGCCCCCCGCAGCGGGACAATGGCGGACTGCCGGATGCGACCGTGCTGGCCGCCTGCGCCCTGCTGGGTGTGGAGGAGGTCTACGCGGTGGGTGGTGCGCAGGCGGTGGCGATGTTCGCCTACGGCGCGAGCGGGGAGAACGACGCCGACGGCGGCGCCGGTTCCGAGCTGTGCGCCCCGGTCGATGTGATCACCGGGCCCGGGAACGTGTACGTGGCCGCCGCCAAGCGTGCGGTGCGCGGCATCGTCGGCATCGACTCCGAGGCGGGCCCCACCGAGATCGCGATCCTCGCTGACGCCACCGCGAATCCCGATCACGTGGCCGCGGACCTGGTCTCCCAGGCCGAGCACGACCCGAACGCCGCCAGCGTGCTGGTGACCGATTCCCCCGACCTGGCCGCGGCCGTCACCGAGCGACTGGAGGCGCGCGCCGCCGCCACCAAGCACACCGAGCGGGTGCGCACGGCGCTGGGTGGGCCGCAGTCGGCGATCGTGCTGGTCGACGACGTGGAGCAGGGCCTGGCGGTCGTCAACGCCTACGCGGCCGAGCACCTGGAGATCCAGACGGCGAACGCCGAGGCGGACGCCGCCCGCATCACCTCCGCGGGTGCGGTGTTCGTGGGTGCGTACTCCCCGGTCTCGCTGGGGGACTACCTGGCCGGGTCCAACCACGTGCTGCCGACCGGCGGCTGCGCGCACTACTCCTCGGGTCTGGGCGTGATGAGCTTCATGAAGTCCATGCAGGTCATCAGCTACGACGCCGCAGCGCTCGCGGAGGTCACCGACCCCCTCGTGGCGCTCGCCGGCATCGAGGACCTGCCCGCCCACGGGGAGGCCGCGCTCGCCCGACGCGAGGGCTGAGCAGGAGCGCTGAGCACCGCGGGAATCTCAGGGGACGCCTCCGGGTGCTCCCCGATGCGCCGGGCGCCACGCGGCGCCTACCGTGGTGACCATGGACAACGTCTTCAACGCTCTTCGTTCCCTCGGCCTCACCCGCGGCCCCGATCGTCTGCTCGGCGGCGTCTGCGCGGGCATCGCCGTGAAGACCGGGGTGGACGTGTGGCTCGTGCGGGCGCTGGTTCTGCTGCTCATGCTCCTGCCGGTGCTGAGCT
Protein-coding regions in this window:
- the hisD gene encoding histidinol dehydrogenase yields the protein MALISEIDLRGRELTAAELRRAIPRAELDVAAATDAVTPILAEVHERGAAALRDLAERFDGVRPTHLRVPAEELQRALEGLDPTLREALDLAATRVRAGHEAQLPTDTETRLSAGGYVRQRWVPVNRVGLYVPGGLALYPSSVVMNVVAAQVAGVRGLAVASPPQRDNGGLPDATVLAACALLGVEEVYAVGGAQAVAMFAYGASGENDADGGAGSELCAPVDVITGPGNVYVAAAKRAVRGIVGIDSEAGPTEIAILADATANPDHVAADLVSQAEHDPNAASVLVTDSPDLAAAVTERLEARAAATKHTERVRTALGGPQSAIVLVDDVEQGLAVVNAYAAEHLEIQTANAEADAARITSAGAVFVGAYSPVSLGDYLAGSNHVLPTGGCAHYSSGLGVMSFMKSMQVISYDAAALAEVTDPLVALAGIEDLPAHGEAALARREG
- a CDS encoding RNA-binding S4 domain-containing protein, translating into MEIEIRDETIRLGQLLKLAGIVEDGAAVKELLADEAVRVDGALETRRGAQVRRGSVVEVDLPGGVERVTVAGD
- a CDS encoding PspC domain-containing protein, which translates into the protein MDNVFNALRSLGLTRGPDRLLGGVCAGIAVKTGVDVWLVRALVLLLMLLPVLSWVVYAIVWILLPWQDGSIPLQRWLGGPSGGSSQGGSTQDAPPSV